Proteins from a genomic interval of Qipengyuania sp. JC766:
- a CDS encoding Mur ligase family protein yields the protein MTQGPKTDIPSYEELLARPFFFCGIGGSGMLPLAQILKARGAQVAGSDRGFDQGLTPEKFAALERQGFELHPQDGSGMTGADQILVASAAVEDTIPEVVRAKELGCLTLSRAELNSILFNTSGAGIGIAGTSGKSTVTGMLGWIMHAAGREPTVMNGAVMKNFVTEDRPFASSIVGGRSIYVSEVDESDGSIALYRPAVGVLLNVSLDHKSMEELRQLFGDFLGRSRIAAINADDAEALHLLPRANEAITFGIEQELAQIGIVPGSIAEGPTKQAALVIDRHEGSEHPLRLAMPGRHNLSNALAAIAGAAAAGVPVGAAVDALAGFTGLARRFDITGISASGITVIDDFGHNPEKCAATLRTLKAHEGRVLAFFQPHGYGPLRQMGAELAETFARELGDADTVLLCDPVYYGGTTDRSEGSERIVRLIEHAGGSAEYIPARNAVADRLVNLARPGDRIVVMGARDDTLTKFARDLLERL from the coding sequence ATGACGCAAGGCCCTAAGACCGATATCCCTTCCTACGAAGAGCTGCTCGCCCGTCCGTTCTTTTTCTGCGGCATAGGCGGGTCCGGCATGTTGCCGCTGGCCCAGATCCTGAAAGCGCGCGGGGCGCAGGTCGCCGGATCGGACCGCGGGTTCGACCAGGGGCTGACGCCGGAAAAATTCGCCGCGCTGGAACGGCAGGGCTTCGAACTGCACCCGCAGGACGGCAGCGGGATGACCGGCGCGGACCAGATTCTGGTCGCCTCCGCCGCGGTGGAGGACACGATCCCCGAAGTCGTCCGCGCGAAGGAACTGGGCTGCCTGACGCTCAGCCGCGCCGAGCTCAATTCGATCCTGTTCAACACCAGCGGCGCCGGCATCGGCATCGCGGGCACCAGCGGCAAGTCCACCGTGACCGGCATGCTGGGCTGGATCATGCACGCGGCAGGGCGCGAGCCGACGGTGATGAACGGCGCGGTGATGAAGAACTTCGTTACCGAGGACCGCCCCTTCGCCAGCAGCATCGTGGGCGGCCGCAGCATCTATGTCAGCGAAGTGGACGAAAGCGACGGATCGATCGCGCTCTATCGCCCGGCGGTCGGCGTGCTGCTCAATGTCAGCCTCGACCACAAGAGCATGGAGGAACTGCGCCAGCTGTTCGGCGATTTCCTGGGCCGCAGTCGGATCGCCGCGATCAATGCCGACGATGCGGAGGCGCTGCACCTGCTGCCGCGCGCGAACGAGGCGATCACTTTCGGCATCGAGCAGGAGCTCGCCCAGATCGGCATCGTGCCGGGCAGCATCGCCGAAGGTCCGACGAAACAGGCCGCGCTGGTGATCGACCGGCACGAAGGGTCCGAACATCCGCTGCGCCTCGCGATGCCCGGGCGGCACAACCTGTCGAACGCGCTCGCCGCCATCGCGGGCGCGGCGGCGGCCGGGGTACCGGTCGGCGCGGCAGTGGACGCGCTGGCCGGCTTTACCGGCCTTGCCCGCCGGTTCGACATCACCGGCATCAGCGCCAGCGGCATCACGGTGATCGACGATTTCGGCCACAATCCAGAGAAATGCGCCGCCACGCTGCGCACGCTGAAAGCGCACGAAGGCCGCGTCCTCGCCTTCTTCCAGCCGCACGGATACGGCCCCTTGCGCCAGATGGGCGCCGAGCTGGCGGAAACCTTCGCCCGCGAACTGGGCGATGCGGACACGGTGTTGCTGTGCGACCCTGTCTATTACGGCGGCACGACCGACCGGAGCGAGGGCAGCGAGCGTATCGTACGGCTGATCGAGCATGCGGGCGGCTCGGCCGAATATATCCCGGCGCGCAACGCCGTGGCGGACCGGCTGGTCAATCTGGCCCGGCCCGGCGACCGCATCGTGGTGATGGGCGCGCGCGACGACACGCTGACGAAGTTCGCGCGGGACCTGCTGGAAAGACTCTAG
- the rimK gene encoding 30S ribosomal protein S6--L-glutamate ligase, producing MKIAMLARNAKLYSHRRLKEAAEERGHTLDILNTTRCTVNIASHRPTLTYQGETLTGYDAVIPRIGASVTNYGLAVLRQFEMSGVWPLNESVAIGRSRDKLRSMQILAKHGLGLPLTAYANDPNQAEEIIKAVKGPPVVIKLLEGTQGIGVVLAETMSSAKSVIEAFRGANVNILVQEFIKEAGGTDIRALVIGGKVVAAMKRTGAPDDFRSNLHRGGSAQLIKITPEERSTAVRAAKRMGLNVCGVDMLRSNHGPVIMEVNSSPGLEGIEAATEKDIAGQIIDFIATNARAGRTKTKGAG from the coding sequence ATGAAAATCGCCATGCTTGCCCGGAATGCGAAGCTGTATTCGCACCGGCGCCTGAAAGAGGCGGCCGAGGAGCGCGGGCACACGCTCGACATCCTCAACACCACCCGTTGCACGGTGAATATCGCCAGCCATCGTCCCACCCTGACCTACCAGGGTGAGACGCTGACCGGGTATGACGCGGTGATCCCGCGCATCGGTGCCTCGGTCACCAATTACGGCCTCGCCGTGCTGCGCCAGTTCGAGATGAGCGGCGTGTGGCCGCTGAACGAGAGCGTCGCCATCGGGCGCAGCCGGGACAAGCTGCGGTCGATGCAGATCCTCGCCAAGCACGGGCTCGGCCTGCCGCTGACCGCCTACGCCAACGATCCCAACCAGGCGGAGGAGATCATCAAGGCGGTCAAGGGTCCGCCGGTGGTCATCAAGCTGCTGGAAGGGACGCAGGGCATCGGCGTCGTCCTTGCCGAGACCATGAGCAGCGCGAAGTCGGTTATCGAGGCGTTCCGCGGCGCGAACGTCAACATCCTGGTGCAGGAGTTCATCAAGGAAGCGGGCGGCACGGATATCCGTGCGCTGGTCATCGGCGGTAAGGTCGTGGCGGCGATGAAGCGCACCGGCGCGCCGGACGATTTCCGCAGCAACCTCCACCGCGGCGGCAGTGCGCAGCTGATCAAGATCACGCCGGAAGAGCGCAGCACGGCGGTGCGCGCGGCCAAGCGAATGGGCCTGAACGTGTGCGGCGTGGACATGCTGCGCAGCAATCACGGGCCGGTGATCATGGAAGTGAACTCTTCCCCCGGACTCGAAGGCATCGAGGCCGCGACCGAGAAGGACATCGCCGGTCAGATCATCGACTTCATCGCAACAAACGCCCGCGCCGGCCGGACCAAGACCAAGGGCGCGGGGTAG
- the rpsR gene encoding 30S ribosomal protein S18, with the protein MARPFFRRRKTCPFSGKNAPVIDYKDTRLLQGFMSERGKIVPSRITAVSAKKQRELAKAIKRARQIGLLPYIVK; encoded by the coding sequence ATGGCCCGCCCGTTTTTCCGCCGCCGCAAGACCTGCCCGTTCTCCGGCAAGAACGCGCCCGTCATCGATTACAAGGACACGCGTCTGCTGCAGGGCTTCATGTCCGAACGCGGCAAGATCGTCCCGTCCCGCATCACCGCAGTTTCGGCCAAGAAGCAGCGCGAACTCGCCAAGGCGATCAAGCGCGCGCGTCAGATCGGCCTGCTGCCCTACATCGTGAAGTAA
- the rpsF gene encoding 30S ribosomal protein S6, with protein sequence MALYEHVFLARQDLSQSQVDALAAQATEIVEANEGKVTKTETWGLKSLAYKIDRNRKAHFVLLNIEGPGSVVAELERQTRINEDVIRYMTIRVDEHEEGPSVMMRKNERDSKKRRDREDRD encoded by the coding sequence ATGGCTCTTTACGAGCATGTGTTCCTTGCGCGCCAGGATCTCAGCCAGTCGCAAGTCGACGCGCTGGCCGCGCAAGCCACCGAAATCGTGGAAGCGAACGAAGGCAAGGTCACCAAGACGGAGACCTGGGGCCTCAAGTCGCTCGCCTACAAGATCGACCGCAACCGCAAGGCGCATTTCGTGCTGCTCAACATCGAAGGCCCGGGCTCCGTGGTCGCCGAACTCGAGCGCCAGACGCGCATCAACGAAGACGTCATCCGCTACATGACCATCCGCGTGGACGAACACGAGGAAGGCCCCAGCGTGATGATGCGCAAGAACGAGCGCGACTCCAAGAAGCGCCGCGACCGTGAGGACCGAGACTGA
- a CDS encoding AMP nucleosidase: MDEIPTLLDKLETLYDASIERLRDDVMAFGRDRTLPPPERRTDGSYAYPEIRLRFRGGDQPEDRSRAFGRLNAAGLYTTTVTRPALFREYLAEQLQLIAGNYEVEVEVGTSTQEIPFPYVLDGDAGKELVGVDPNQIARHFPSTELADIGDELADGIELDNPDDPIPLSLFDALRTDFSLARLAHYTGTRPEDFQRFILFTNYHRYVDEFVSWAGKQLGRNGYTALAGAGGLHISERTDSAQDQLSDTAWRRHQMPAYHLVGEGRGGITLVNIGVGPSNAKTICDHLAVLRPEAWLMIGHCGGLRPSQKIGDYVLAHAYLRDDHVLDPVLPPEIPLPAIAEVQQALAAAAEEVSGEHGNDLKKRMRTGTVVTTDDRNWELRYTQSARRLSLSRAVGIDMESATIAAQGYRFRVPYGTLLCVSDKPLHGEIKLPGQANKFYEEAIAAHMQIGLATCRRLREEGPRLHSRKLRAFNEPPFR; the protein is encoded by the coding sequence ATGGACGAAATACCCACCCTCCTCGACAAGCTCGAAACGCTTTACGACGCATCGATCGAACGCTTGCGCGACGATGTCATGGCCTTCGGCCGCGACCGTACCCTGCCCCCGCCCGAACGCCGGACGGACGGGTCCTACGCCTATCCCGAGATCCGCCTGCGCTTTCGCGGCGGGGACCAGCCGGAAGACCGCAGCCGCGCCTTCGGCCGGCTGAACGCGGCGGGCCTCTACACCACCACCGTAACCCGCCCCGCCCTGTTCCGGGAATACCTCGCCGAACAGCTCCAGCTGATCGCCGGCAATTACGAGGTCGAGGTCGAGGTCGGCACGTCCACGCAGGAGATACCCTTCCCCTACGTGCTGGACGGCGACGCGGGCAAGGAACTGGTCGGCGTCGATCCCAACCAGATCGCCCGCCATTTCCCCAGCACCGAGCTGGCCGATATCGGCGACGAGCTGGCGGACGGGATCGAGCTGGACAATCCGGACGATCCGATCCCGCTCTCGCTGTTCGACGCGCTGCGCACCGATTTCAGCCTCGCCCGGCTCGCCCACTACACCGGCACCCGCCCGGAAGATTTCCAGCGCTTCATCCTGTTCACCAACTATCATCGCTATGTCGATGAATTCGTGAGCTGGGCCGGAAAGCAGCTGGGGCGCAACGGCTACACCGCACTGGCCGGCGCAGGGGGCCTGCACATTTCCGAACGCACCGACAGCGCGCAGGACCAGCTCTCCGACACCGCCTGGCGCCGCCACCAGATGCCTGCCTACCACCTCGTCGGCGAAGGGCGCGGCGGCATCACGCTGGTCAATATCGGCGTCGGTCCCAGCAACGCGAAGACCATCTGCGACCACCTCGCCGTGCTGCGGCCCGAAGCATGGCTGATGATCGGCCACTGCGGCGGTCTGCGGCCGAGCCAGAAGATCGGCGACTACGTGCTCGCCCACGCCTATCTGCGCGACGACCACGTCCTCGACCCGGTGCTGCCGCCCGAAATCCCGCTGCCCGCCATCGCCGAAGTGCAGCAGGCGCTCGCCGCCGCAGCGGAGGAAGTCAGCGGCGAACACGGCAACGACCTGAAGAAACGCATGCGCACCGGCACGGTGGTGACCACGGACGATCGCAACTGGGAACTGCGTTACACCCAGTCGGCACGGCGCCTCTCGCTCAGCCGCGCGGTCGGCATCGACATGGAAAGCGCGACCATCGCCGCGCAAGGGTACCGCTTCCGCGTCCCCTACGGCACGCTGCTATGCGTCAGCGACAAGCCGCTGCATGGCGAGATCAAGCTGCCGGGGCAGGCGAACAAGTTCTACGAGGAAGCGATCGCCGCGCACATGCAGATCGGCCTCGCCACCTGCCGCCGCCTGCGCGAGGAAGGCCCGCGCCTGCACTCGCGCAAGCTGCGCGCCTTCAACGAACCGCCGTTCCGGTAA
- the dnaN gene encoding DNA polymerase III subunit beta, which yields MKATIERATLLRCLSHVQSVVERRNTIPILSNVLIEADTDGSLKVTATDLDLQVVERMDAAKVEDAGAITVSAHLLFDIARKLPEGSQVSLETAENRMDIKAGRARFKLPTLPRDDFPVIVEGDLPTSFELPAKTLAELIDRTRFAISTEETRYYLNGIFFHVADDDGPVLKAAATDGHRLARYTLAQPEGAEGMPDVIVPRKAVAELRKLLEESMDKQVRIDLSASKVKFSVGGEGGVVLTSKLIDGTFPDYSRVIPTGNDKLLKIDPHSFHEGVDRVATIATEKTRAVKMGLDKDRVTLSVTSPDNGTATEEISAEYGSEGFEIGFNANYLKDILGQIDSDTVELHLADPGAPTLIRKDEKSPALYVLMPMRV from the coding sequence ATGAAGGCCACTATCGAACGCGCGACCCTGCTGCGCTGTCTCTCCCACGTCCAGTCCGTGGTGGAACGGCGCAACACGATCCCGATCCTTTCCAACGTCCTGATCGAAGCCGATACCGATGGCTCGCTCAAGGTCACCGCGACCGACCTCGACCTGCAGGTGGTGGAGCGGATGGATGCGGCAAAGGTGGAAGATGCAGGCGCAATCACCGTGTCCGCCCACCTCCTGTTCGACATCGCGCGCAAGCTGCCCGAAGGCAGCCAGGTCAGCCTGGAAACCGCCGAGAACCGGATGGACATCAAGGCGGGCCGGGCGCGCTTCAAGCTGCCGACCCTGCCGCGCGACGATTTCCCGGTGATCGTGGAAGGCGACCTGCCGACCAGTTTCGAACTGCCGGCCAAGACGCTGGCCGAACTGATCGACCGGACCCGCTTCGCGATCAGCACGGAAGAAACGCGTTACTACCTGAACGGCATCTTCTTCCACGTCGCCGACGATGACGGCCCGGTCCTGAAGGCCGCCGCGACCGACGGCCACCGGCTGGCGCGCTATACGCTGGCGCAGCCCGAAGGCGCCGAAGGCATGCCCGACGTGATCGTGCCGCGAAAGGCCGTCGCCGAACTGCGCAAGCTCTTGGAAGAATCGATGGACAAGCAGGTCCGCATCGACCTGTCCGCGAGCAAGGTGAAATTCTCCGTCGGCGGGGAGGGCGGCGTGGTCCTCACCAGCAAGCTGATCGACGGGACATTCCCCGACTACAGCCGCGTGATCCCGACCGGCAACGACAAGCTGCTCAAGATCGACCCGCACAGCTTCCACGAAGGCGTCGACCGCGTGGCGACCATCGCCACGGAGAAGACCCGCGCGGTGAAGATGGGGCTGGACAAGGATCGTGTGACGCTGTCCGTCACGAGCCCCGACAACGGCACCGCGACCGAGGAAATCAGCGCCGAATACGGTTCCGAAGGGTTCGAGATCGGCTTCAACGCCAATTACCTGAAGGATATCCTCGGCCAGATCGACAGCGACACGGTGGAATTGCACCTTGCCGATCCGGGCGCGCCGACGCTGATCCGCAAGGACGAAAAGAGCCCGGCGCTCTACGTCCTGATGCCGATGCGCGTCTGA
- the rplI gene encoding 50S ribosomal protein L9, which translates to MDIILLERIGNLGSIGDVVTVKDGYARNFLLPQKKALRANEANKKVFEANRERLEKENAERRSEAEKSGGKVDGTEIVLIRASSNAGQLYGSVNVRDIVNGLADKGHEIDKKQIVMGSPIKTIGMHEVTVALHPEVHVTVKANVARSEDEAELQSQGIDVLAQLFEDEQKEIEEAAEANRIDPNLEPGEIPAELMEDGVSNPEGQTETESLIEATDPDNRSDD; encoded by the coding sequence ATGGATATCATTCTCCTCGAACGGATCGGCAATCTCGGCTCGATCGGTGACGTCGTCACCGTGAAGGACGGCTACGCCCGCAACTTCCTGCTCCCGCAGAAGAAGGCCCTGCGCGCCAACGAAGCCAACAAGAAGGTCTTCGAAGCCAACCGCGAGCGGCTCGAGAAGGAAAACGCCGAACGCCGCAGCGAAGCCGAGAAGTCGGGTGGCAAGGTGGACGGGACGGAAATCGTCCTGATCCGCGCGTCCTCCAACGCCGGCCAGCTCTACGGCTCGGTCAACGTTCGCGACATCGTGAACGGCCTCGCGGACAAGGGTCACGAGATCGACAAGAAGCAGATCGTGATGGGCAGCCCCATCAAGACGATCGGCATGCACGAAGTGACCGTGGCGCTGCACCCCGAGGTGCACGTGACCGTCAAGGCCAACGTCGCGCGTTCCGAAGACGAAGCCGAGCTGCAGTCGCAGGGTATCGACGTCCTCGCCCAGCTGTTCGAAGACGAACAGAAGGAAATCGAGGAAGCCGCCGAAGCGAACCGCATCGACCCGAACCTCGAGCCGGGCGAAATCCCCGCCGAGCTGATGGAAGACGGCGTCAGCAATCCGGAAGGCCAGACCGAAACGGAATCGCTGATCGAAGCGACCGACCCGGACAACCGGTCGGACGACTGA
- the fabD gene encoding ACP S-malonyltransferase, with protein sequence MRAFVFPGQGSQKVGMGAELADNSAIARATFEEVDDALSQNLSTIMRDGPEGELTLTENAQPAIMANAIATLRVLESEFGVSLTDAGDCVAGHSLGEYTALCAVGAFSLAETALLLKLRGQAMQEAVPVGEGAMCALLGADLEKAEELARAAAEGQVCEIANDNDPSQVVLSGHAAAIERAVALVKDHGIKRGIPLPVSAPFHCSLMQPAADRMAEALSDTPPQELALPLYANVTAAATDDPREEQDLLVQQVTGRVRWRESVLAMRAAGVEHFVELGGKVLGPMIGRIDKDAQATSAITMEDLEALAKEIG encoded by the coding sequence ATGCGAGCATTCGTTTTCCCCGGGCAGGGGAGCCAGAAGGTCGGCATGGGCGCCGAGCTAGCCGACAATAGCGCCATCGCGCGCGCCACTTTCGAGGAAGTGGACGACGCGCTGAGCCAGAACCTTTCCACCATCATGCGCGACGGACCGGAAGGCGAACTGACGCTGACGGAAAACGCGCAGCCCGCGATCATGGCCAATGCCATCGCCACGCTGCGGGTGCTGGAAAGCGAGTTCGGCGTATCGCTGACGGACGCGGGCGACTGCGTGGCCGGGCACAGCCTTGGCGAATACACGGCGCTGTGCGCGGTGGGCGCGTTCTCGCTGGCCGAGACGGCGCTGCTGCTGAAGCTGCGCGGGCAGGCGATGCAGGAAGCGGTGCCGGTGGGCGAGGGCGCGATGTGCGCGCTGCTGGGCGCGGACCTCGAGAAGGCAGAAGAGCTCGCCCGGGCCGCGGCCGAAGGGCAGGTGTGCGAGATCGCCAATGACAACGATCCCTCGCAGGTCGTCCTGTCCGGCCACGCCGCCGCGATCGAGCGCGCGGTCGCGCTGGTGAAGGATCACGGCATCAAGCGCGGCATCCCGCTGCCGGTGTCCGCGCCGTTCCACTGTTCGCTGATGCAGCCCGCCGCCGACCGCATGGCAGAGGCGCTGTCCGACACGCCTCCGCAGGAGCTGGCACTGCCGCTCTATGCCAATGTCACCGCCGCCGCGACCGACGATCCGCGCGAGGAACAGGACCTGCTGGTGCAGCAGGTGACCGGCCGGGTGCGCTGGCGCGAGAGCGTGCTGGCGATGCGGGCCGCAGGCGTCGAACATTTCGTGGAACTGGGCGGCAAGGTGCTCGGCCCGATGATCGGCCGGATCGACAAGGACGCGCAGGCGACGAGCGCGATCACGATGGAAGACCTTGAAGCGCTCGCGAAGGAGATCGGATGA
- a CDS encoding LD-carboxypeptidase, with protein sequence MTRIALCAPGKRITRERADAVLDLYAGTDVELVFHKQCFARRGHFAGEDADRLAAFLECANDPDFDAVWFASGGYGANRIVGDAMPRLGEAARAKRYCGYSDTGFLLAALYREGIGTVAHGPMATDIRRDGGDAAVRRSVDWLCGGSEGVEETVGEGPVVAFNLMTLAMLCGTQFMPDLTGHVVMVEEVAEHLYAVDRLFFHVTQHLRGIAGLRLGRINDVPENDRPFGFSEEQIARHWCTKAGIPYLGFADIGHDAANKVVPFGVAGGRATA encoded by the coding sequence ATGACGAGAATCGCCCTGTGCGCCCCGGGCAAGCGCATAACCCGAGAGCGCGCCGATGCGGTGCTCGACCTCTATGCCGGCACCGATGTCGAACTGGTCTTCCACAAGCAGTGCTTTGCCCGGCGCGGCCATTTCGCGGGGGAGGACGCCGACCGGCTGGCCGCGTTCCTGGAATGCGCGAACGATCCCGATTTCGACGCGGTCTGGTTCGCCAGCGGCGGATACGGCGCGAACCGGATCGTCGGCGACGCGATGCCCCGGCTGGGCGAGGCCGCGCGGGCCAAGCGGTATTGCGGCTATTCCGATACCGGCTTCCTGCTGGCGGCGCTCTATCGCGAAGGCATCGGCACGGTCGCGCACGGCCCCATGGCGACGGACATCCGCCGCGACGGGGGCGATGCCGCGGTGCGCCGCTCGGTCGACTGGCTGTGCGGCGGGAGCGAGGGCGTGGAGGAGACGGTCGGCGAGGGCCCCGTGGTCGCGTTCAACCTGATGACGCTCGCCATGCTGTGCGGGACGCAGTTCATGCCCGACCTCACCGGCCACGTGGTGATGGTGGAGGAAGTGGCGGAGCACCTCTACGCCGTAGACCGGCTGTTCTTCCACGTGACGCAGCACCTGCGCGGTATCGCGGGACTGCGGCTGGGGCGCATCAACGACGTGCCGGAAAACGACCGTCCCTTCGGCTTCAGCGAGGAACAGATCGCGCGACACTGGTGCACCAAAGCCGGGATTCCCTATCTCGGTTTCGCCGATATCGGGCACGATGCCGCCAACAAGGTCGTGCCGTTCGGGGTTGCGGGCGGACGCGCGACAGCATAG
- a CDS encoding DUF808 domain-containing protein produces MPGGLTALLDDVAAIARVAAAGVDDIGVAASRAGTKTAGVVIDDAAVTPSYVTGLSPARELPIIWSITKGSLKNKLIFLLPGAVLLSEFLPVAVVFILMLGGLYLSYEGAEKVMEKLGGEKHGKTVDDPIEDPAKFEKERISGAIRTDLILSAEIMAITLNEVTAETFWIRAGVLAVVGVLVTVFVYGAVALIVKMDDVGLALSKRESSFSQTVGRGLVNGMPHLLTVLSVVGTVAMLWVGGGILLHGTHELGFHALYDASHGLEMAVQNTTGSLGGFLGWATYAAVSAVVGLVVGAVIVFVLHKVLKVGHGAEAH; encoded by the coding sequence ATGCCCGGTGGACTGACAGCCCTGCTCGACGATGTGGCGGCCATCGCGCGGGTCGCCGCCGCAGGCGTGGACGATATCGGGGTGGCGGCCAGCCGCGCCGGGACCAAGACCGCAGGGGTCGTGATCGACGATGCCGCCGTCACCCCGAGCTACGTCACCGGCCTTTCCCCGGCGCGCGAATTGCCGATCATCTGGTCGATCACCAAAGGCAGCCTCAAGAACAAGCTGATCTTCCTGCTGCCGGGCGCGGTGCTGCTGAGCGAGTTCCTGCCGGTCGCGGTGGTCTTCATCCTGATGCTGGGCGGCCTCTACCTCTCCTACGAAGGGGCGGAGAAGGTCATGGAAAAGCTGGGCGGGGAAAAGCACGGCAAGACCGTGGACGACCCGATCGAGGACCCGGCCAAGTTCGAGAAGGAGCGGATTTCGGGCGCGATCCGCACCGACCTGATCCTGTCGGCGGAAATCATGGCGATCACGCTGAACGAGGTCACGGCCGAAACCTTCTGGATCCGGGCCGGCGTGCTGGCGGTGGTCGGCGTGCTCGTGACGGTGTTCGTCTATGGCGCGGTCGCGCTGATCGTGAAGATGGACGATGTCGGTCTCGCGCTGTCGAAGCGCGAATCCTCGTTCTCCCAGACGGTGGGACGCGGACTGGTCAACGGGATGCCGCATTTGCTGACGGTGCTGTCCGTGGTCGGCACGGTGGCCATGCTGTGGGTCGGCGGCGGCATTTTGCTGCACGGGACGCACGAACTCGGCTTCCACGCGCTCTACGATGCCAGCCACGGGCTGGAAATGGCGGTCCAGAACACCACCGGCTCGCTCGGCGGGTTCCTCGGCTGGGCGACCTATGCGGCGGTATCCGCCGTGGTCGGGCTGGTCGTGGGCGCCGTGATCGTGTTCGTGCTGCACAAGGTGCTGAAGGTCGGTCACGGCGCCGAGGCGCACTGA
- the fabG gene encoding 3-oxoacyl-[acyl-carrier-protein] reductase, producing MFSLEGKTALVTGASGGIGSAIAYALARQGARLALSGSNGEKLRVFREQLQDEVGGNHVEITCNLSDSQQVEELVPATIDTLGGMDILVNNAGITRDNLAMRMKDEEWDDVIRINLEASFRLMRAAARPMMKAKGGRIISITSVVGTTGNPGQMNYVAAKAGLAGMSKSLAQELASRNITVNCVAPGFIRTAMTEALTDDQRAGINSRIPAGRMGEGGDIGAAVAYLASDEAGYVTGQTLHVNGGMAMV from the coding sequence ATGTTCAGCCTCGAAGGAAAGACCGCGCTGGTAACTGGCGCAAGCGGCGGCATCGGGTCCGCCATCGCCTACGCGCTGGCCCGCCAGGGCGCGCGGCTGGCGCTGTCCGGCTCCAACGGGGAGAAGCTGCGCGTCTTTCGCGAGCAGCTGCAGGACGAGGTCGGCGGCAACCACGTGGAAATCACCTGCAACCTCTCGGACAGCCAGCAGGTCGAGGAACTGGTACCCGCGACGATCGACACGCTGGGCGGCATGGACATCCTCGTCAACAATGCCGGCATCACGCGCGACAACCTCGCCATGCGGATGAAGGACGAGGAATGGGACGATGTAATCCGCATCAATCTGGAAGCGTCGTTCCGCCTGATGCGCGCCGCGGCCCGGCCGATGATGAAGGCCAAGGGCGGCCGGATCATCTCGATCACCAGCGTGGTCGGAACCACCGGCAATCCCGGCCAGATGAACTACGTCGCGGCCAAGGCGGGCCTTGCCGGCATGTCCAAGAGCCTGGCGCAGGAACTGGCGAGCCGCAACATCACGGTGAACTGCGTCGCCCCCGGCTTCATCCGCACCGCGATGACGGAGGCGCTGACGGACGACCAGAGGGCCGGCATCAATTCGCGCATTCCCGCAGGGCGCATGGGCGAGGGCGGCGATATCGGCGCCGCGGTCGCCTATCTCGCGTCGGACGAGGCGGGCTACGTCACGGGCCAGACACTGCATGTTAATGGCGGGATGGCGATGGTCTGA
- a CDS encoding YbjN domain-containing protein yields the protein MLRPFLATFAALAAIAFHAPAMAQDGLTDAEVSGAIEQLGLEGERTQVGGVSQWKATVTSTEGQPYEFYIQPNLCDAATERCKVFYLYANFAPGSTVDDALVRRAIAYNERNLFGRVFVRDDVIGIDYTVAVDGNADADYFRRRLADFPTIMANFITMMRTGAAAPAAR from the coding sequence ATGCTCAGACCTTTCCTTGCCACCTTCGCCGCGCTGGCGGCCATTGCCTTCCATGCCCCTGCCATGGCGCAGGACGGGCTGACCGATGCGGAAGTTTCCGGTGCGATCGAACAGCTCGGCCTCGAAGGCGAGCGGACGCAGGTCGGCGGGGTGAGCCAGTGGAAGGCCACGGTCACCTCGACCGAGGGCCAGCCTTACGAGTTCTACATCCAGCCGAACCTGTGCGACGCGGCGACGGAGCGGTGCAAGGTGTTCTACCTCTACGCCAATTTCGCGCCCGGCAGCACGGTGGACGATGCGCTGGTCCGCCGCGCCATCGCCTATAACGAGCGCAACCTGTTCGGCCGGGTATTCGTCAGGGACGACGTGATCGGCATCGACTACACCGTCGCGGTCGACGGCAATGCGGATGCCGACTATTTCCGCCGGCGGCTGGCGGACTTCCCGACGATCATGGCCAATTTCATCACCATGATGCGCACCGGCGCGGCGGCCCCTGCGGCCCGATAG